DNA from Nitrospirota bacterium:
AGAGATTGTAAACATAGGGAGAAGATACTCTATTCCTGTGATGAATGACCTCGGCAGTGGTTGCCTCGTAGACCTAAAAAGATACGGTATATCTGGAGAGCCTGCTGTTAAAGAGGTACTAAAGACAGGGGTTGATATCGTTACCTTCAGTGGAGATAAACTCCTCGGGGGTCCACAGGCAGGTATAATTCTCGGTAAAGAAGGATATATAAGCAGGATACAGGCAAATCCATTAACAAGGGCAGTAAGGATAGATAAACTAACACTCGCGGCAATGGAGGCAACACTACGGGAATACCTGGATATGGAAAAGGTCGCCGAGACCAATCCAACCCTGAGGATGCTCCTTCAGCCTTTAGAGACAATAAGAAAACGGGCAAGAAAGATAAAGAGGTTATTGAACAGCATACCTAATAGTAGTATCTTTATCGAAATAACTGATGAATATTCTCAGGCCGGTGGTGGTTCGCTACCACTCATAAATCTTTCCACATCTGTGGTTTCAATCAGACCTCAAACAGGCTCAATGCTGACAGTAGAGTCCTTAGAAGAACGCCTACGGAAAGGAGTGATTCCTGTTATTGCAAGGATAAAAGATGGACGACTTCTGCTCGATGCAAGGACAATAAGGGATAACGAGATACATATCCTCGCTGAGATGGTAAAGGATGCAATACATACTTATAGTTGAAGATGAAATAAAGATTGCAAGGATTGTTAAGGCATATCTGGAGTCAGATGGATACAAGGTAATCCTTGCAGACACAGGTAAAAAGGCTGTTGAAGTTATCGAAAAAGAATTGCCGCTTCTCGTAATATTAGACCTTATGCTCCCTGATATAAGTGGTGAAGAAGTCTGCCAGTACATCAAAGAACTTGGAGACATCCCAGTAATAATGCTTACTGCTAAGACCTCCGAAGAGGAAAAGGTTGTTGGCTTCAGGCTCGGTGCAGATGATTATGTAACCAAGCCATTCTCTCCGAGGGAACTTGTTGCAAGGGTGAGGGCTGTATTGAAGCGAACATATAGAAAAGAAAAGGTATTTACAGAACCAATGAGTTTCAATAATGGAAGACTTGTAATAGATGCTATGAGACATGAATTAAAGAAAGATGGTATATCTATTAAGGTAACACCCACCGAGTTTAAAATACTGCTTCTGCTTGCTAAGGCGCCGGGAAGGGTCTTTAACAGGACAGAATTAATCGAACAGGCACTCGGCTATCAGTTTGAGGGATATGACAGAAGCATAGACGCCCACATTAAAAATCTCAGACAGAAAATCGAAGATGATCCAAAGAATCCCACTCATATTCAAACAGTCTAT
Protein-coding regions in this window:
- a CDS encoding response regulator transcription factor, which encodes MQYILIVEDEIKIARIVKAYLESDGYKVILADTGKKAVEVIEKELPLLVILDLMLPDISGEEVCQYIKELGDIPVIMLTAKTSEEEKVVGFRLGADDYVTKPFSPRELVARVRAVLKRTYRKEKVFTEPMSFNNGRLVIDAMRHELKKDGISIKVTPTEFKILLLLAKAPGRVFNRTELIEQALGYQFEGYDRSIDAHIKNLRQKIEDDPKNPTHIQTVYGVGYRFDGKMDK